In Candidatus Desulfofervidus auxilii, one genomic interval encodes:
- a CDS encoding HU family DNA-binding protein, producing MNKAELISAIATDAGVSKSVASKVLDSMINNVTESLKKGKKVTLVGFGTFSVTKRKARTGRNPQTGKKIKIPAKKVAKFRAGAKLAKAVK from the coding sequence ATGAACAAAGCAGAATTGATCAGTGCCATTGCTACAGATGCTGGTGTATCAAAGTCCGTGGCAAGTAAAGTTCTGGACAGTATGATTAACAACGTGACAGAGAGCCTGAAAAAAGGGAAGAAGGTTACCCTTGTAGGATTTGGGACGTTTTCCGTAACAAAAAGGAAGGCCAGGACAGGTAGAAATCCACAAACAGGTAAGAAGATTAAAATCCCCGCCAAGAAAGTGGCAAAGTTCAGAGCTGGTGCAAAACTGGCTAAAGCAGTTAAGTAA
- a CDS encoding type IV secretory system conjugative DNA transfer family protein yields MNYPSLTEGDFPAEKLNEEPKRTTITLLRHFSDIYTPSHPAKLLFMAKFKLPQIKTSRKVRRRYLNITVVFIFLLTLFTSFFPPVFSTPQRQFTGYSLSFLILLWNYRSELFRLILKVLNKNQSQEPDSTVKTQNKLLHIKRATISYEGPRPYLTLGFEEETGKEIIWPNEKEVAHMVMVGTTGSGKSSFLFNLLWQQMLRGGGAIFVDGGRNPQTLKNLVFMCEQARTLSRLRIVDPREPKTGHAYNPLSSGDADAITNKIMKVLNPIPAGSDAEYYKSKIYHATATLIRALTSIGKPFNIRDILCLYCLPEISFKILEEQLARYELSDALISLRTLIMETKTIRSFRDDLSNIIANLGSITTGEVGKSLCSPVTQVNLYDAVKKSQILYFMLPRMSDAEKATRLGRLLLGDIQTTIGLFYEEKEFKPIVPFLIILDEFGSYANPEFAVVFEQARKANFSVIAAIQSFGNLCNPYTGLSREFMQQVLGNSNTRMFLTVSDTETAELAARLVGRDITYFRSFSSSTQESEGADTISAKRFLNPVRTDRETVSEGYSERYDYRLRPEVFMHELGKIKGRAIVDFKDGNPIFARVCWLKPGVPPDYTYEEKIPHFAPGEAEPLSLWERVQVKLKYMNVSFEEEKKEKQPSCKLLVSARKIKGSTQYISLIVDGKEIVVNYSGKIHKRDEVIAAYRGIEYGLHAAQDKGYKVINVYSPIKTVIGQLGTGNVAEQSAEKPLFDRVKQLEKELTVTYHQPGPEETGLLDEYFPQSQTQEAGNRQAKAGQKPPAEQQKEMHPDNQESTSEQTEPWYSSLLEE; encoded by the coding sequence GTGAACTACCCCTCCCTTACGGAAGGGGACTTCCCGGCGGAAAAGTTAAATGAAGAGCCCAAACGCACCACAATCACTCTTTTAAGGCACTTTTCAGACATTTACACACCTTCCCATCCAGCTAAACTGCTTTTTATGGCAAAATTCAAACTGCCACAAATCAAAACCAGTCGTAAGGTAAGACGTCGTTATCTCAATATTACGGTTGTATTCATTTTTCTGCTTACTCTATTTACTTCCTTTTTCCCGCCAGTGTTTTCTACTCCTCAGAGGCAGTTTACAGGATATAGTCTTTCTTTTTTAATACTTCTATGGAACTACCGCAGTGAATTATTCAGACTGATACTCAAGGTTCTAAATAAAAATCAAAGCCAGGAGCCAGACTCCACAGTAAAAACACAGAACAAACTGCTTCATATAAAACGAGCCACAATTTCTTACGAAGGCCCACGTCCCTATTTAACACTGGGTTTTGAGGAAGAAACCGGGAAGGAAATTATCTGGCCCAATGAAAAGGAAGTTGCCCATATGGTAATGGTTGGCACAACAGGCAGTGGAAAGAGCAGCTTCTTGTTTAACCTTCTGTGGCAGCAGATGTTAAGAGGTGGAGGAGCAATATTTGTTGATGGTGGAAGAAATCCCCAGACCCTGAAAAACCTGGTTTTCATGTGTGAGCAGGCACGGACTCTTTCCAGATTAAGGATAGTTGACCCGCGTGAGCCAAAAACCGGTCATGCCTATAACCCACTCAGTTCAGGCGATGCGGATGCCATCACGAACAAAATCATGAAAGTGCTAAATCCCATCCCCGCCGGTTCTGACGCAGAATACTACAAGAGCAAGATTTATCACGCTACCGCAACACTGATAAGAGCCCTGACTTCCATTGGAAAACCCTTTAACATAAGGGATATCCTGTGTCTCTATTGCCTCCCTGAAATCTCCTTTAAAATCCTTGAGGAACAACTCGCCCGCTACGAACTATCAGATGCCCTGATTTCCCTGCGTACCCTGATCATGGAGACCAAGACCATCAGGTCTTTCCGGGATGATCTTTCAAATATAATTGCCAATCTGGGCAGTATAACCACTGGTGAAGTGGGGAAATCACTCTGCTCCCCGGTAACTCAGGTAAACCTCTATGATGCCGTCAAGAAGAGTCAGATTCTCTATTTTATGCTTCCAAGGATGAGTGATGCAGAAAAGGCCACACGCCTGGGACGACTGCTGCTTGGAGATATCCAGACCACCATAGGCCTCTTTTACGAAGAAAAAGAATTCAAACCCATCGTTCCTTTCTTGATAATACTTGATGAGTTTGGAAGCTATGCCAACCCTGAATTCGCTGTGGTATTTGAGCAGGCAAGAAAGGCCAACTTTTCCGTTATAGCTGCCATTCAATCCTTTGGAAATCTCTGCAATCCCTATACCGGTCTCTCAAGAGAGTTTATGCAGCAGGTACTTGGAAATTCAAATACAAGAATGTTTCTCACTGTAAGCGACACAGAAACAGCGGAACTGGCCGCAAGGCTTGTAGGTAGAGACATAACCTATTTCAGGAGTTTTTCCAGTTCAACCCAGGAATCAGAAGGTGCTGACACAATCTCGGCCAAGAGATTTCTCAACCCTGTCAGGACAGACAGGGAGACAGTTTCAGAAGGTTACAGTGAAAGGTATGATTACAGGCTCAGACCGGAAGTATTCATGCATGAACTTGGAAAAATAAAGGGAAGAGCAATAGTGGACTTCAAGGACGGAAACCCCATCTTTGCCAGGGTATGCTGGCTGAAGCCGGGTGTGCCTCCAGACTACACTTATGAGGAGAAAATTCCTCACTTTGCTCCAGGAGAGGCAGAACCTCTCTCACTCTGGGAAAGGGTGCAGGTAAAACTCAAATACATGAATGTATCTTTTGAAGAAGAAAAGAAAGAAAAACAACCTTCCTGCAAACTCCTGGTAAGTGCCAGAAAAATAAAAGGAAGCACACAGTATATATCTCTGATTGTTGATGGGAAAGAGATAGTAGTTAACTACAGCGGAAAGATTCACAAAAGAGATGAAGTAATTGCTGCCTATAGGGGTATAGAATACGGACTACACGCTGCACAGGATAAGGGCTACAAGGTAATCAATGTTTATTCCCCCATAAAAACCGTTATCGGTCAGTTGGGAACAGGAAATGTAGCTGAACAGTCTGCTGAAAAACCCCTGTTTGATAGAGTAAAACAGCTTGAAAAAGAACTCACGGTCACCTACCACCAGCCAGGTCCTGAGGAGACAGGTCTGCTGGATGAATATTTTCCACAGAGTCAAACCCAGGAAGCAGGAAACAGGCAGGCCAAAGCAGGACAGAAACCTCCTGCTGAGCAACAAAAAGAAATGCATCCAGATAATCAAGAATCCACGTCAGAACAGACTGAACCCTGGTATAGCTCTCTACTTGAAGAGTAG
- a CDS encoding YbjQ family protein, with amino-acid sequence MGDVYLFNHSIDPQDIQESLGIVCGLCVYSRNVIMDKFARFKDFIGGKIGTYEKLVRKAVEHAQNDLAEQAARRKANAVVNVTIELVPTALLGEGTQICALAYGTAVRLKPGLL; translated from the coding sequence ATGGGAGATGTTTACCTGTTTAATCACAGCATTGACCCTCAGGACATTCAGGAATCACTTGGTATTGTCTGTGGTCTTTGCGTTTATTCCCGCAATGTCATAATGGATAAGTTTGCAAGGTTCAAGGATTTCATAGGAGGCAAGATAGGAACATACGAGAAGCTGGTCAGGAAAGCCGTGGAGCATGCTCAGAATGACCTTGCAGAGCAGGCTGCCCGTCGAAAGGCCAATGCGGTAGTAAATGTAACCATTGAGCTTGTTCCCACGGCACTCCTTGGCGAAGGCACTCAGATATGTGCTCTGGCTTACGGCACAGCAGTTCGGCTCAAACCCGGGCTACTCTAA
- a CDS encoding HD domain-containing protein has translation MPSRGIEAFFFLIIIAAGLGYVLLTTRPAAPPRMRQSGIYRESHRLSIEVEKTIKFLYKSPISIFSKVSDVFIKKPRYFLDEAMSLIETVIKMEQRKAELDYRKQMLTYYLSQMRRNSRRVPDSETIDRWFLKFSSWMGKTVVPDSSGGKKKQKDLFQELFRTSRPAYLKNKPDEAIKKLLSENRRETARVERTLIRTASRVRQDLRWAVLCSFCCMFLTIGTCGCLVAGMCLCRRYFIRDKSHLTAVQVQANVSEAFFHLKKASPDAAILDRAKKEGWFSPALAEVLGVLQAYRQWPASVDSGGHGGAEGGLYRHSVEVMEKMLDNASPEMDKKEVAMCGLSHDLGKILTYGKIDGKWMKTGMYHDVLSGAILRGIPMEGFSQEGITRMLLVVSHHHRPVELPVNVPPGTKEMLELLTNSDAQVARQEKQTQT, from the coding sequence ATGCCAAGCAGGGGTATTGAGGCATTTTTCTTTCTGATCATCATTGCAGCGGGTCTTGGATATGTTCTTCTTACCACAAGGCCTGCGGCACCTCCGAGAATGAGACAGTCTGGTATATACAGGGAAAGTCATCGTCTCTCTATTGAGGTAGAAAAGACCATAAAGTTTCTTTATAAATCTCCTATTTCCATATTTAGCAAAGTAAGTGATGTGTTTATCAAGAAACCAAGGTATTTTCTGGACGAAGCCATGAGTTTAATTGAAACAGTCATAAAGATGGAGCAAAGGAAGGCAGAACTTGATTACAGAAAACAGATGCTTACTTATTATCTCAGCCAGATGCGAAGGAATTCCAGGAGAGTTCCTGATTCAGAAACCATCGACAGGTGGTTTTTGAAGTTTTCCAGCTGGATGGGAAAGACGGTTGTCCCTGATAGCAGTGGTGGAAAGAAAAAACAGAAGGATTTATTTCAGGAGCTATTCAGAACGTCCAGGCCAGCGTACTTAAAAAACAAACCCGATGAGGCAATAAAGAAACTCCTGTCAGAAAACCGCAGGGAAACAGCCAGGGTTGAAAGAACACTGATCAGGACTGCCTCCAGGGTGCGGCAGGACCTCAGATGGGCGGTGTTGTGCAGTTTTTGCTGCATGTTTTTGACTATTGGCACCTGTGGCTGTTTGGTGGCAGGAATGTGTTTATGCCGGAGGTATTTTATTCGAGATAAGAGTCATCTTACGGCTGTTCAGGTACAGGCTAATGTTTCAGAAGCCTTTTTTCATCTCAAAAAGGCCTCTCCCGATGCTGCAATTCTTGATAGAGCAAAGAAGGAAGGCTGGTTTTCACCGGCACTTGCTGAGGTTCTTGGTGTGCTTCAGGCCTATCGGCAATGGCCTGCGAGTGTTGATTCCGGAGGACATGGCGGAGCAGAAGGAGGACTGTACCGGCATTCGGTTGAGGTAATGGAGAAGATGCTTGATAATGCTTCACCTGAAATGGATAAAAAAGAAGTCGCCATGTGTGGGCTTTCACATGACCTTGGTAAAATCCTTACCTATGGAAAAATAGATGGAAAATGGATGAAAACAGGCATGTATCACGATGTACTTTCCGGTGCCATACTCAGGGGAATTCCCATGGAGGGATTTTCTCAGGAGGGCATAACCCGGATGTTACTTGTGGTTTCCCACCACCACAGACCTGTCGAACTTCCTGTAAACGTTCCTCCAGGCACAAAGGAGATGCTTGAGCTGCTGACTAATTCTGACGCCCAGGTAGCCAGGCAGGAAAAACAAACTCAAACTTAG
- a CDS encoding CvpA family protein, which yields MTCQRHWFDLLSIYDFSQKEHMQLSAWLDIIGLIFILSICFICYREGALWPILFLCGSTLAHLLATSPEFQQRIRTAFPSLEEAVPSHYTIPVAIFVITLFTSHYLARYIGIKIDHSAIRVLGTLNRLLGGILGVILALTIVAWGYHFVSSHSPDLAVYCEGSSVCRWCVEQEERFNFGERIARIVRGEVEKTRDVIEQKPQSARK from the coding sequence TTGACATGCCAGAGGCACTGGTTTGACCTTTTAAGCATTTATGATTTTTCACAAAAAGAACACATGCAGCTCTCTGCATGGCTGGATATTATCGGGTTAATATTCATACTGAGCATCTGTTTTATCTGTTACAGAGAAGGGGCACTGTGGCCGATACTCTTTCTTTGTGGTTCCACCCTGGCCCACCTTCTGGCCACCAGCCCGGAATTTCAACAAAGGATCAGAACCGCCTTCCCCTCACTTGAAGAGGCAGTACCCTCACATTACACCATCCCGGTTGCCATCTTTGTCATAACTCTGTTTACATCTCACTACCTTGCCCGCTACATCGGGATAAAGATAGACCATTCTGCGATAAGAGTGCTGGGAACTTTAAACAGACTCCTGGGAGGAATTCTGGGAGTTATCCTTGCTCTGACCATTGTGGCATGGGGGTATCACTTTGTAAGCTCTCATTCTCCTGATCTGGCAGTATATTGTGAAGGTTCATCTGTATGTAGATGGTGTGTTGAACAGGAAGAAAGATTTAACTTCGGCGAAAGAATAGCACGTATAGTAAGGGGAGAAGTGGAAAAAACAAGAGATGTTATTGAGCAGAAACCTCAATCAGCACGAAAGTAA
- a CDS encoding gamma-glutamylcyclotransferase family protein, with protein sequence MEYFAYGSNMNPDRMKQRGINFSKREHAILEGWKLLFNKIASRNPNEGYANIEREEGSIVEGILYEIQGSDVEKLDKYEGYPNHYERLNVRVRLDNGKEVEAVTYVANSNKVREGLRPSREYLMHLLRGCDLLSIEYWERLRQWETLD encoded by the coding sequence ATGGAATATTTCGCATATGGTTCAAACATGAATCCTGACAGGATGAAACAAAGAGGGATTAATTTCTCAAAGCGAGAACACGCAATTTTAGAAGGATGGAAATTACTTTTTAATAAAATTGCTTCTCGAAATCCTAATGAAGGCTATGCAAATATAGAAAGGGAAGAAGGAAGCATAGTTGAGGGGATCCTTTATGAAATTCAAGGATCAGATGTAGAGAAACTTGATAAATATGAAGGTTATCCCAATCATTATGAAAGGTTAAACGTTAGAGTTAGATTAGATAATGGAAAAGAAGTGGAAGCCGTAACTTATGTCGCCAATTCTAATAAAGTGAGAGAAGGACTAAGACCAAGTAGAGAATATCTTATGCATCTTTTGAGAGGATGCGATCTATTGTCAATAGAATATTGGGAGAGGTTAAGACAATGGGAAACTCTGGATTAA
- a CDS encoding type I restriction-modification system subunit M — MWFGKLDISTLENWLWEAACSIRGPIDAPKYKDYIIPLIFYKRLCDVYEDEIKRLAEEFGNEEIAKKLVSEDRKLIRFYIPEDCLWRNMRKITTGIGEKLTEALRKIAKENPKLQGVIDIVDFNATQAGQRIISDEHIHRLMQILSKYKLGLKDVEPDILGRAYEYLLRKFAEGSGQSAGEFYTPREVGLLMAYLLDPEEGEEIYDPACGSGGLLIKSQLVLKERKKEIKRPLKLYGQEIIPFTYAMAKMNAFIHDMDADIRVGDTIRNPKFVDGSKIREFDKVTANPMWNQKFPQSIFENDPYNRFSFGIPPSNQSSDWGWIQHMFASLKENGKLVVVIDTGVVTRGSGSQGTDREKEIRKKFVENNLIETVILLTDNLFYNTTAPGNIIVINKAKKHKGEILLINASKEFAKGRPKNYLTNENIKKIFDAYFGWKEIEGFSKIITIEEARKNDYNLSPSRYISSDEKEEIQPVEDILVELSKVEEERESIDRELREIMQKIGFRW, encoded by the coding sequence ATGTGGTTCGGAAAACTTGATATATCAACTTTAGAAAACTGGTTATGGGAGGCTGCTTGTAGTATTAGAGGACCAATTGATGCTCCGAAATATAAAGACTATATAATTCCCCTCATTTTCTACAAAAGACTTTGCGATGTGTATGAGGATGAAATTAAGAGACTTGCTGAAGAGTTCGGAAACGAAGAAATTGCAAAAAAGCTCGTATCGGAGGATAGAAAGCTCATAAGGTTTTACATTCCAGAAGATTGTCTTTGGAGAAATATGAGGAAAATTACCACAGGAATAGGAGAGAAATTAACAGAAGCTTTAAGAAAAATAGCAAAGGAAAATCCAAAGTTGCAGGGAGTCATAGACATTGTTGATTTTAACGCAACTCAGGCTGGGCAGAGGATAATAAGCGATGAGCACATCCATAGACTAATGCAAATCTTGAGCAAATATAAGCTTGGCTTAAAAGATGTTGAGCCAGATATTCTGGGAAGAGCATATGAATATCTTTTGAGAAAATTTGCTGAAGGTTCTGGACAATCTGCTGGGGAATTTTACACACCAAGAGAAGTCGGCTTGCTCATGGCTTATCTGCTCGACCCCGAGGAAGGAGAAGAGATTTATGACCCTGCCTGTGGTTCTGGAGGTTTGCTTATTAAATCTCAGCTTGTTTTGAAAGAGAGGAAAAAAGAGATAAAGAGACCGCTTAAACTGTATGGACAGGAGATAATCCCTTTTACCTATGCCATGGCAAAGATGAACGCTTTTATTCATGACATGGATGCTGATATAAGGGTTGGGGATACGATAAGAAATCCAAAGTTTGTAGATGGAAGCAAAATAAGGGAGTTTGATAAAGTAACTGCAAATCCTATGTGGAATCAGAAATTTCCTCAATCTATTTTTGAAAACGACCCTTACAACAGATTCAGCTTTGGAATTCCACCTTCAAATCAAAGCTCTGACTGGGGATGGATTCAGCACATGTTCGCATCTCTGAAAGAAAACGGGAAGTTGGTCGTAGTTATTGATACTGGAGTTGTAACAAGAGGCTCAGGAAGTCAGGGAACTGATAGGGAAAAGGAGATAAGAAAAAAATTTGTTGAAAATAATTTGATTGAAACAGTTATCTTGCTTACTGATAATTTATTCTACAATACAACCGCACCGGGCAACATTATCGTGATAAACAAAGCAAAGAAGCACAAAGGTGAAATATTGCTTATAAACGCCTCAAAAGAATTCGCAAAGGGAAGACCTAAAAATTATCTTACAAATGAGAACATAAAGAAGATTTTTGACGCTTACTTTGGCTGGAAAGAAATAGAAGGTTTTTCAAAGATAATAACGATAGAGGAGGCGAGAAAGAACGATTACAACCTAAGCCCATCTCGTTATATCTCTTCGGATGAAAAGGAGGAAATTCAGCCAGTTGAAGATATTTTGGTGGAGCTTTCAAAGGTTGAGGAGGAGAGGGAGAGCATCGATAGGGAATTAAGGGAAATCATGCAAAAGATAGGATTTAGGTGGTAA
- a CDS encoding restriction endonuclease subunit S: MAEQSQKNIEIFKRENKENNLKQTEIGSIPEDWEVVRLGEVLKEVDIRVKNLKNVNPENLTVLSLTKNYGLIPQTKRFKKRIAVKDVANYKIVRKLQIVHNPYVIWEGAIHALRTMEIGIVSPVYCVWECKNNSDPSFIDRLLRTPKLLNEYLARASGVVNRRRSVSKDDFLNIKIPLPPLPEQRKIARVLDKIQQAIELQDRIIEQAKNLKKSLMQKLFTEGFYGEEQKETEIGLIPKSWEVVRLGEIGIFEYGYTETALEEDTGIKFLRITDIKDNGLILWNEVPYCKISETKFKKYQLKNGDILFARIGATTGKTCFIESPPKSVFASYLITLKIKTDVYKKFVYYYTQTPIYWSQVEANKEGKLKKGISATLLRTFKIPLPPLEEQKQIAHILSVLDKKIEVEQKRKQVLKELFKTMLHKLMSGKIRLKEVEI, encoded by the coding sequence ATGGCAGAGCAAAGTCAAAAAAACATAGAGATATTCAAAAGAGAAAACAAAGAAAACAACCTCAAACAAACCGAAATCGGCTCGATTCCAGAGGATTGGGAAGTGGTAAGGCTGGGGGAGGTGTTGAAGGAAGTTGATATACGGGTGAAGAATTTAAAAAATGTAAATCCGGAAAATTTGACTGTTTTATCTCTCACTAAAAACTACGGTCTTATACCACAAACTAAGCGTTTCAAGAAACGCATAGCCGTAAAAGATGTAGCAAATTACAAGATTGTTAGAAAATTACAGATTGTTCACAACCCCTATGTTATTTGGGAAGGAGCGATTCATGCCTTAAGAACTATGGAAATTGGAATTGTAAGCCCTGTTTACTGTGTTTGGGAATGTAAAAATAACTCAGATCCTAGTTTTATAGACAGATTATTAAGAACTCCAAAGCTACTTAACGAATATTTAGCAAGAGCGTCTGGGGTTGTAAATAGACGCAGGTCTGTGAGCAAAGATGATTTTTTGAATATCAAAATTCCTCTCCCCCCTCTTCCCGAACAACGCAAAATCGCCAGAGTTCTTGACAAAATCCAGCAGGCTATTGAGCTTCAGGACAGGATAATTGAGCAGGCTAAAAACCTCAAAAAATCGCTCATGCAAAAGCTATTTACAGAAGGGTTTTACGGCGAGGAGCAAAAGGAGACGGAAATAGGGTTAATTCCGAAAAGCTGGGAAGTGGTGAGGTTGGGGGAGATAGGTATATTTGAGTATGGATATACTGAAACAGCATTAGAAGAAGACACGGGTATCAAGTTTCTGCGAATAACTGATATAAAAGATAATGGTTTGATTCTCTGGAATGAAGTTCCTTACTGTAAAATTAGCGAGACAAAATTCAAAAAGTACCAATTGAAAAATGGAGACATACTATTTGCTCGAATTGGAGCAACAACAGGAAAGACATGTTTCATAGAATCGCCTCCTAAAAGTGTTTTTGCTTCTTATTTGATAACACTTAAGATAAAAACAGATGTTTATAAAAAGTTTGTTTATTACTACACTCAAACACCGATATATTGGAGTCAGGTAGAAGCTAATAAGGAAGGAAAATTAAAGAAAGGAATAAGTGCAACACTTTTAAGAACCTTCAAAATCCCCCTTCCCCCTCTCGAAGAACAAAAGCAAATCGCCCACATATTAAGCGTTCTTGATAAAAAAATAGAGGTTGAGCAGAAGAGAAAGCAAGTTTTAAAAGAACTCTTTAAAACCATGCTTCATAAATTAATGAGCGGGAAAATAAGACTTAAAGAGGTAGAAATATGA